In one window of Nocardia brasiliensis DNA:
- a CDS encoding quinone oxidoreductase family protein yields MRRVQYERSGGPEVLEVVAVEVPTPGPGELLVRVEAIGVTLPVVRKVREQREPIALGGEIAGEVVAVGDGVTGYQPGYRVTGLVFGHGYADYALLSAAMASPIPDGGSAVDAVALVRSGLVALGALDAAQPKDGESALITAAASGVGHLAVQLARLRGASRVVGAVSDLAKAEFVRDLGADEVVDYGRESWGAPVDYALDAVGGDLLGPAIAAVAPGGRLVAYSSGGGTIEAYDLLVGAKSVIGFQMARIAQDQPDLYDHWRQELWQFLASGLLRPVVHAEFALEDAVAAHRVIEGRANLGKVVLVP; encoded by the coding sequence ATGCGTCGGGTCCAGTACGAGCGCAGCGGTGGTCCGGAAGTGCTCGAGGTCGTGGCGGTCGAGGTGCCGACGCCGGGTCCTGGCGAATTGCTGGTGCGGGTCGAGGCGATCGGCGTGACGCTGCCGGTGGTGCGGAAGGTGCGCGAGCAGCGCGAGCCGATCGCGCTCGGCGGCGAGATCGCCGGTGAGGTGGTCGCCGTCGGTGACGGCGTCACCGGCTATCAGCCCGGCTATCGCGTGACCGGCCTGGTGTTCGGGCACGGATACGCCGACTATGCGCTGCTCTCGGCGGCCATGGCGTCGCCCATCCCCGACGGCGGGTCCGCGGTCGACGCGGTCGCGCTGGTGCGCAGCGGATTGGTCGCGCTCGGCGCACTCGACGCCGCGCAACCCAAGGACGGCGAGTCGGCGTTGATCACCGCGGCGGCCAGCGGCGTCGGCCACCTCGCCGTGCAGCTGGCCCGCCTGCGTGGGGCGTCGCGGGTGGTCGGCGCGGTCTCCGATCTCGCCAAGGCCGAGTTCGTGCGCGATCTCGGTGCCGACGAGGTTGTCGACTACGGCCGGGAATCGTGGGGTGCGCCCGTCGACTACGCGCTCGACGCGGTCGGCGGCGATCTGCTCGGGCCCGCCATCGCGGCCGTCGCGCCCGGCGGCCGACTGGTCGCCTACAGCTCCGGCGGCGGCACCATCGAGGCCTACGACCTGCTCGTGGGGGCCAAATCGGTGATCGGGTTCCAGATGGCGCGGATCGCGCAGGATCAGCCCGACCTGTACGACCACTGGCGGCAGGAACTGTGGCAGTTCCTCGCCTCCGGCCTGCTGCGGCCCGTCGTGCACGCCGAGTTCGCGCTCGAGGACGCCGTCGCGGCGCACCGGGTGATCGAGGGGCGCGCCAACCTCGGCAAGGTCGTGCTCGTGCCCTGA
- a CDS encoding AraC family transcriptional regulator, protein MEPSAERVTARPAPVLAPFIDHYVGYRIVGYPAGLHRGLPSAHMTFIVSIGPTIDVVAQTDPRQSPQDYRCTLGGLQASSALISHTGDQEGVMVALTPLGSRALFGTPAAELWDVSVELADVVGPVGMELWERLQGPATWAERFAICDRILSRIAAPDRLVGPELTWAWRSVVGSGGAVTVGALADEIGWSRQHLARRFGAEFGLSPKLAARIARFERARRMLQHTPSHISIAQVAAACGYYDQAHLNRDFAELAGASPTTWLADEATSGQTRTRSK, encoded by the coding sequence ATGGAGCCGAGCGCCGAGCGGGTGACGGCCCGGCCGGCGCCGGTGCTCGCGCCGTTCATCGACCACTATGTCGGCTACCGAATCGTGGGGTATCCGGCGGGCCTGCATCGCGGCCTGCCGTCGGCGCACATGACGTTCATCGTCAGCATCGGTCCGACCATCGACGTTGTCGCACAGACCGATCCGCGCCAGTCACCGCAGGACTATCGATGCACCCTCGGCGGCTTGCAGGCCAGTTCGGCGCTCATCTCCCACACCGGTGATCAGGAGGGGGTCATGGTCGCGTTGACCCCGCTGGGCAGCCGGGCACTGTTCGGGACGCCCGCGGCGGAGCTGTGGGATGTCTCGGTGGAGTTGGCCGATGTGGTGGGGCCGGTCGGCATGGAGCTCTGGGAGCGGTTACAAGGCCCGGCCACCTGGGCGGAACGCTTCGCGATCTGCGACCGGATCCTCAGCCGCATCGCGGCCCCGGATCGACTGGTCGGACCGGAGCTGACCTGGGCGTGGCGCAGTGTGGTCGGGTCGGGCGGCGCGGTGACCGTCGGCGCGCTGGCGGACGAGATCGGCTGGAGCAGACAGCATTTGGCGCGTCGCTTCGGCGCCGAGTTCGGCCTGAGTCCCAAGCTGGCGGCCCGGATCGCCCGATTCGAGCGGGCCCGCCGGATGCTGCAGCACACCCCCTCGCACATCTCCATCGCCCAGGTGGCGGCCGCCTGCGGCTACTACGACCAGGCCCATCTGAACCGCGACTTCGCCGAACTCGCGGGCGCCAGCCCGACGACCTGGCTGGCGGACGAGGCCACCTCCGGCCAAACCAGGACGAGATCCAAATAG
- a CDS encoding VOC family protein, producing MTNPAKIDANTRTAVWPTLTFTDCRAMAAFLAEAFGFEETAMYARADDPSVIEHGEMRWPLGGGIMFGSSCKDAGVFGQRPPGNDSTYVVCEDPDALFERASAAGAEVIRGLQDESYGSRGFVVRDPEGNLWSFGTYWGE from the coding sequence ATGACGAATCCAGCGAAAATCGATGCGAACACACGGACCGCTGTTTGGCCGACGTTGACCTTCACGGACTGCCGGGCTATGGCTGCTTTTCTTGCCGAGGCGTTCGGCTTCGAGGAGACCGCTATGTATGCCCGTGCGGACGATCCCTCGGTGATCGAGCACGGGGAGATGCGGTGGCCGCTCGGCGGCGGGATCATGTTCGGCAGCTCGTGTAAGGACGCGGGCGTGTTCGGGCAGCGTCCGCCGGGCAACGACTCGACCTATGTGGTGTGTGAAGACCCTGACGCGTTGTTCGAGCGTGCCTCGGCGGCCGGGGCCGAGGTGATCCGCGGCCTCCAGGACGAGAGTTACGGCTCGCGCGGCTTCGTGGTCCGTGACCCCGAAGGCAACCTGTGGAGCTTCGGCACCTACTGGGGCGAATAG